The Magnetococcales bacterium region CAAACAGCCATCCCTGATCGTTCCACAACATTTCCGCCGAACGATAGCCCCCTTCGGAACCGGAAAGAGTGAAGTTGAAGAAAGAGAAGATGATGATCAGTTCCGCCGTGATCAGTCCAAGGTCGATCCGCTCATACAAGGCACGGATACTGTGATCGACCCGGTGATAGATGAAAACATACATGACGATGAGCAGCCATGCCATGGCGGTCGAGAAGGCGGAGACGGTGAACAGAATGGGAACGGCGGGATTGTGCCACAAGGTGACCGCCGGAAAACTTTGCAACAGCAGGCCGGTGTAGACGGCGGTGCCAATGCCGGTGACGATTCCGACCCATCCGAGAAAGGGATGAATCTTCTTGGCCATTTGGGCGATTTGAATCACGAGGGGCATCTTCAGGACCGGTCCCAGGATTGGCCAACCGAGGAGGCGTGGTTTTTCGACCATGTAGGGAAGGGCATAGAGGATTGCCGCCAGTTGAATCCAGACGATGAACTGGGAGCCCCAGGCGATCCACGAGTCGGGTTTGTGAAAGACGCCGTAGGGAGAGACGATATAGAAGACGGCCCACTTGTTGAGCAGATGCAAAAACAGCATCCCCGAACCGACGACCATCATGATCACGCCCGAGATCGCCCCCCACATGACCAGTTCCTTTTCCTCCCTGAGGTACATGTGGGTCAGAAAACTGACCGCGACGACCGCGGCACCCATCCCGCCCAAAAACAGGTAGACGGCAAACCAGGTCGTCCAGTGTTGCTGGGTGGCGAAAGTCAATGTTTCCATGGACCCCTCCTCACTTTTCCGGAATGTAATAGACGTTGGGGCGGGTGCCCAGATGTGCCATCAGCGGACGGGCCTTGCCCGAACGGACCAGGGCGGTGATGGGCGACTCGGGATCGTCGAGATCGCCGAAGATTCGGGCATAGCCGACGCACGTCTGCACGCACGCCGGTTCGCCCCCGGCCATCAGGCGATGATGACAGAAAGAGCATTTGTCCATGCTCGGCGTCTTGCGGTGCAGTCGTCCGTAGTATTCGCGTCCCTTTTCGATGTCGTCTTGCGTGGCGGGGTAGCGCGCATCGTAGGGGCAGGCCATGGCGCAGGCGCCGCAGCCCATGCACAGTTCCGTTTCCACCAGGACCACCCCTTCCTCGGTCTTGTGTGTCGCCCCACTGGGACAGACACTCATGCAGGGGGGGTTGTCGCAGTGGTTGCACAGTCGGGGGATGAAGCGTCTCTGAACCCCGGTTCCGTCCCCGATTTCCCGATCATGGACCTTGGTGCGCCAATGATCGGCCCAGACGGGGGTCTGGTTTTCCAACGAACAGGCCGCCATGCAGGCATTGCATCCGACACAGGTCGCCATGTCGATGACCATTGCATAATGCGTCATGAGTCTTTCTCCTTGCCGGACAATCAGATTTTATCAACCTTGATGGTGAATTCCTGCGAGCGGAATCCCGCCACCATCGGCTCCACCCAGTTGGGAATGAGTTTGTTGGTGGCGGTGCCGATGCCATGGCTCAAACGCAGGGCCTTGTTTTCCACCCCGAAGGAAGAGTGCAGAAACAGGGAATCGGGATGCAACTGGGCGGTGACATAGGCGGTACCGGTCGCCTGTTGTCCGGAACGGGTGTTGGTGAGGCGGATGGCGTCGCCGGATTTGATCTTCAGGACCTGGGCCCGGTCGGGATGGATCCAGACTCCGGTATAGATGTCCTTCTTGAAACGGTTGATGGCGGCGATCACCGGATTGTTGCTGTTGGTCGAACCGTAGGAGACGGTCGGGGTCTTGCCATAGGTGAAGTAGAATTCGTTCTCCGCCAACGCATCGACCATGGTTTTGCCTTCGCGGCACTGGGCCGGCAGGGTCGAGGCCAGAACATTGAAGGA contains the following coding sequences:
- the nrfD gene encoding polysulfide reductase NrfD; this encodes METLTFATQQHWTTWFAVYLFLGGMGAAVVAVSFLTHMYLREEKELVMWGAISGVIMMVVGSGMLFLHLLNKWAVFYIVSPYGVFHKPDSWIAWGSQFIVWIQLAAILYALPYMVEKPRLLGWPILGPVLKMPLVIQIAQMAKKIHPFLGWVGIVTGIGTAVYTGLLLQSFPAVTLWHNPAVPILFTVSAFSTAMAWLLIVMYVFIYHRVDHSIRALYERIDLGLITAELIIIFSFFNFTLSGSEGGYRSAEMLWNDQGWLFGFILCGLIIPLIMELKCVFGSWSGKVPIVTASLLVLNGGFLLRVYFMSAGIYAYPW
- a CDS encoding 4Fe-4S dicluster domain-containing protein; translation: MTHYAMVIDMATCVGCNACMAACSLENQTPVWADHWRTKVHDREIGDGTGVQRRFIPRLCNHCDNPPCMSVCPSGATHKTEEGVVLVETELCMGCGACAMACPYDARYPATQDDIEKGREYYGRLHRKTPSMDKCSFCHHRLMAGGEPACVQTCVGYARIFGDLDDPESPITALVRSGKARPLMAHLGTRPNVYYIPEK